The Virgibacillus dokdonensis genome includes a window with the following:
- a CDS encoding MazG nucleotide pyrophosphohydrolase domain-containing protein yields the protein MINKPINQLCEEAYEIAKSKGWHDEPRETGTLLALIHSEVSEALEADRKGNQENFEEELADVCIRIFDLCGSKNIDLEDAIHTKMERNKGRSYKHGNKAY from the coding sequence ATGATAAACAAACCTATAAACCAATTATGTGAAGAAGCATATGAAATAGCGAAATCTAAAGGATGGCACGATGAACCGAGAGAAACTGGTACGTTGCTTGCTCTTATACACAGCGAAGTCTCAGAAGCACTTGAAGCTGACCGAAAAGGCAACCAAGAGAATTTTGAGGAAGAACTGGCAGATGTTTGCATACGTATTTTTGATCTTTGTGGTTCCAAAAATATTGATTTGGAAGATGCGATTCACACGAAAATGGAACGGAATAAAGGAAGAAGTTACAAACACGGCAATAAAGCTTACTAG